Proteins encoded in a region of the Pangasianodon hypophthalmus isolate fPanHyp1 chromosome 21, fPanHyp1.pri, whole genome shotgun sequence genome:
- the gpr35b gene encoding G-protein coupled receptor 55, protein MVFNCSVVPNGPEPGLSIFQRVAYTLVFILGLILNTSALWCFTRTRQWTDIHIYMLNLLLADLLLTLFLPFRIFETYCPMSPTQFCTFLICVHYTNMYASVFTITAISIHRYIAVKFPMQNKTSGMSKGRRRKITSGTCAFIWLLVITLCITFRKNMYPEKLKTCYERKGDIRMRLEFLLVLEILGYLVPIVTITTCSIQAIWTVLKSIKDIQQHTEEETIDKRKSIMAIITANMIVFIVCFTPIHAGYLLRYIYDDNCRFVHIFYDVSEWLATTNCCLDSIGYYFLLKKVFRDKK, encoded by the coding sequence ATGGTGTTTAACTGCAGCGTGGTGCCAAATGGACCTGAACCGGGCCTTAGTATTTTCCAGCGTGTGGCCTACACACTCGTGTTCATTTTAGGCCTCATCCTGAATACCTCAGCCTTGTGGTGCTTCACGCGCACCCGCCAGTGGACGGACATTCACATCTACATGCTCAACCTCCTGCTCGCAGACCTCTTACTGACCCTTTTCCTGCCCTTCCGCATATTCGAGACCTACTGCCCTATGAGTCCAACGCAATTCTGTACGTTCTTGATATGTGTGCATTACACCAACATGTACGCTAGCGTCTTTACCATCACAGCCATCAGCATCCATCGTTACATAGCTGTCAAGTTCCCCATGCAGAACAAAACCTCAGGCATGTCAAAGGGCAGGAGAAGAAAGATAACGAGTGGCACATGTGCTTTCATCTGGCTCTTAGTCATAACACTTTGCATAACTTTCAGGAAAAATATGTATCCAGAGAAGCTAAAGACATGCTATGAGCGCAAGGGAGATATTAGAATGAGACTTGAGTTCCTATTGGTTCTGGAGATTCTTGGGTATCTTGTGCCGATAGTCACCATCACGACTTGTTCAATACAAGCAATCTGGACAGTTCTAAAGTCGATAAAGGATATCCAACAGCACACAGAGGAGGAAACTATCGACAAAAGGAAAAGCATCATGGCCATAATCACAGCAAACATGATTGTTTTCATTGTGTGCTTTACCCCGATCCATGCTGGTTATTTGCTGAGATACATTTATGACGACAACTGTAGATTCGTTCATATCTTTTATGATGTCTCTGAATGGTTAGCAACAACAAATTGTTGCCTGGATTCTATAGGATATTACTTTTTGTTGAAAAAAGTTTTCAGAGACAAGAAGTAG